Genomic DNA from Streptomyces sp. PCS3-D2:
GCACTCGACCGACGCGGGGACCGCGGCCAGGTTCACCGTGATCGTCGCGTCCGTCAGCTCCACCCCGCTCTCCACCGGATGGTTGAAGAAGACCAGATCGTGATCCCCGCGGACCCTGCCGTCGGCTCCGAGCAGCACGGCGCACACATCGATCTCCGCGCCGGGCGACACGAGCTGCACCCGGCACGAGGGTGCCGGCAGCGGGGCGTTGGCGCCCTTGGCGAGTCTGATGTCCATCGGTGGCCTCTCGTCGTGTTCCTGTGGGGCGGTCCCGGCTCCGGGTCCCGCCCCGTGCGTTCGGTCAGCGCCCCGTGGCGATGAAGCCCGCCCAGGCGCTCAGGTCGTCGGGCACGATGCGCGGCAGCAGGCGCGCCAGCCCGTCGGGAGCGTGTGGCGGCAGCGACCGGCCCGGGTCCGCCATCCACCGCTGCGCCAGCCGCAGCGCCTCGGCCGGCCCACGGCCCTCGGCCCGCAGGTAGTGGTGGGTCATGAACATCAGCAGCGACGTGGCCTCGTCGGGCACCGGCCACAGCGAGCCGACCACCGACCGCGCTCCGGCCGTGAGGAAGGCCGTGGCGAGGGTGTAGGCCTCGTTGGTCCCGCGCCCGGAGACGTGGCTGCGGCAGGCCGCCAGCACCACCAGGTCCGGGTGCCCGCCGTCCGCGTCGCCGTCGATGGTCTCCGTCAGCTCCTCCGCCGCCAGGTTTCCTCCGTGCAGCAGCAGTGCCGCGCTGTGCCGCACGTTCTCCACCACCGTGGCGTGGCAGGCCAGGTGGAGCGTGCCGCCCCGGCCGGCGCCGGACCGCAGCCACGCGAGCACCTCCTGCGGACGGCCCGTCCCGCCGGGTGTGGTGAGGCCGCCGGCCCCGGCGCGCCCGAGGTAGACGGCCTGCGGGTAGTAGGCCTCGCGCACGGCCGCCGCCTCCCGACCGGCGAAGGGCAGGTCTCCGGTCGGATCGCCGACGATGAGGGCCGCGTCGGTGCGGGGCCGTGCCGGGCGCTCGGCCACCTCGCACAGCAGTCGGGCGGAGGCGGTGTAGGTGAACTCCGCCGTGTCCACCGCGTACCGGCGCCCTCCGCCGGACCGGGTGCTCCAGGCGGCGTGCCACGGCACGGCCGACAGCTCCCCCATGGGGACGAGGACCAGCCGGGGCGCCCGGCCGGCCGGTGCGACCGGTACGTCCCGACCCAATCCGCACGCCAAGGGCTCCGCCACCGCCTGCCAGGCCCAGGCGCACAGCCGGTCGAGCCGCTGGGACAGCGACCTCGCACGGGGCGGGACATGGGTGCCGGGCCCGCTGCCCATGTCCCGCCGCGCGGGCCGGCCGCCCCGCTCCGTGGTGGTGACGGTGGTGAGGGCGTCGAATGCGGCGACCGGATCGAATCCGGCGGCCGGATCGAACCCGTCGGCCGGGGCGACACCGGCGTCCCTCCGCGGTCCGTCCCGTTCCGGCGGGGTGGCCGTCATCCGGGCCTGCCGGACCGGCCCGCCCTCCGGCCGGACGAGGTACTGGCGTATCGGCTCGGCGTCCTCACGCAGCAGCGGCAGTGGTACGACGCCGGTCCGTCCGTCGGCCGCCACCACGAGCGCGGCGCCGGCGCCCTCACCGACAGAGCCTGGCGGGCCGGCGGGGAGCAGGTAGACCAGGGCGTCGCGCCCGAGCGTCCGCAAAGCGGCGGCGATCCGCGGGACGCCCGGTGGGGAGAGCAGGCGGGCGGCAGCATCGCCGTCCAAGGCCAGCAGCACATCCAGGACCTCGCGGCGCAGGGCGCTCGCCGGAGCGGCACCGGAAGCGAGCACCCTTGCCCATCGGTCGGCCAGTGCGCCGTGCCCGGCGTCGCTCAGGCGTCGTTCGACGGTCCGGGCCGTCGTCGCCGCGTGCAGGACGAGGCCGCGGCAGGCGTCGAGCGTCCAGGCGGCCTCGGCCGGTTCACCGTCCGCCAGGCACCAGTGGGCCACGCTCAGCGCGGTGGCGCTCGCCCCGGCGGCGGCCGTCGCGGCGTCGGCCGTACCGGCCTGGAGGAGCACGCCGTACGCGGTGGCCCGCAGCGCGTCCGCGGCGATGCGCCGGGACCTCTGCCGGTCGCCCGCGGCCCCGTCGTCCCGCAGGCGCAGGGACTTGGCGAACAGGAATCCGCTGTGGGCCCGGAAGGGGTGCTCGGGGCCCCCGGTCTCCCGGTACGTCTGGTCCAGGACCCCGATGGCTTCGTCGAGCCGCCGGCGCCGCGACCAGGGGCGGCCCAGGACCGCTTCACCGCAGCTCAGGAGGCCGATGAGCATGCCGGATCCGAGCCACACGTCGTCACCGCGTACGGCTGCGTCCCGGGCCGCCCTCAGCACGGCGGCGGCGTCCCGCAGGGCGGAGCGGTCCCTGCTGCCGTAGGCGCGCGCCGCGCGCGCAGTGCCGATCGCGGCCAGCATCCCGGCGCGTTGTGTCGACGGCATGCCCGCCGTGGAACGGACGAGGTCGAGCGCGGCGATGTCGCCGCTCGCCGGTGGGGTGGCGGTCCGGGCCAGCTCGGTCCGCAGGGCCTCCCACGCCGGATGGCCGGGGTCCATGCCGAGGACCTCGGGGCTCAGGGCGGCGAGGGCCTGGTCCCGTGGGCCGGCGGGTCCCGGTTCCAGGAGCGTTGAGAGGACGGGGAAGACGGCCTGGAGGCCGGCGAGGTCCGGCAGGCCCGCGCGCTCGGCCTCGGTCATCCCCTCCATGCGCCGGATGAGGTCCCGCATGGCCCGCACGCCCGCGGTGACGTCGTCGTGGCCGCCGTTCACCACGCCGTTGAGGATTCTGAGGACGGACTCCATGCCGACCATCACGTCCGGGTGCCCGGTGGCCGGGCCGTGCTCGCCCGGGGCGCCGGTCGCGGTCGCCGCCACCCCGGCGGCCTCGACCGCGCGGCCCAGCAGCGGGCCGGCGCGCAGCGCCCCGTAGTGGCCCTGCGCCACGCTGACGGCCATGCTCGCGTTCCGGCCGAGCGCCCCTTCCGCGGGCGCGACCGTCTCCAGCAGGGCCTGGAGACGGTCGGGGGTGAGCCGCGTCCGGTCGGGGTCGAGCAGGGGGGGTGTGCCGCAGCAGGACCATGGCGTGGGCGACGTGGTCCGTGTCGCGGTCGGTCCCCTGCTGCCAGCGCCGCAGCAGTTCCTCGACGTCTTCGGTGGGCCCGACGAGTTGGTCGACGGTTCGGGTCCAGTGCTCGGCATCCGTCGGCGTACCGGCGCCGGCCGCCGCGGCCGTCTCGGCGCGGTAGCGGGCCGCGTCGGGGTCGGCGGTGTTCCCCCCGCCGGCGAGCAACTGGGCGCGGACGACGGCTCGTATCAGGAGCGCCGACAGGAGGGGATTCGGCTCCGCCGTCCGGTCGAGGACGGCTGCGGCGGCCCGGGCGGAGGCCAGCAGCTCCGCCGGCCGGTCACTGGACAGGTCCAGGCGGTAGGCCGCCAGCTTCAGGTACGGGGCGTGCGGGGGGCCGTGTTCCGGCAGCCACCGGGCGGCGGCCTCCTCCAGCAGCTCCAGGGCGTGTGCCTGCTCCGTCGGGTCGGTGTCGGCCGCGGGGAGGTCGACGAGGAAGCAGGCCAGCGCAACGAGCACGTTCGGGACGGCCGCGCCGGTGTGCGCGGCGGAACCGGTGACGCTGCGGACACGGTCGACCAGTGCGCCCGGTGCGGCGGCGGCTCCGTCCACCTGCCAGGCCTGTACCGCTGCGCAGACGGCCAGCGTCTCGGCCCGCTGCGCGCGGTCGGCCCAGAAGGCCTCTCCCTCCGACGCGGACTGCGCCGCGGAGGCGGCCTGCCGGGCCCTCGCCTCCTCGCCCGACGCGGTGAAGGCGGCGTCCGCCTCCCGGAACAGCCCGGCGTCCGAGGCCAGTACCCCCTGGTTGAAGAGGGCGACACCCCGGCCGTCCCCGATGGGCGACACGTCGTCGGCGTCGGCCTGCGCGCCCCGGACCCTCGCTGCCCGGGCTTCGGCGAAGTGGCGGGCCCCCTCGGCGAGGCCGGGCGCGTCACCGAGGTGCGCCGCCCGTTCGGACAGCAGCCGGGCCAGGGCTTCCTGCAGCGCCGCGCGGTCCGCCGGCGCCAGGGCGGGTTCGCGGCCTTCGCCGGCCTCGGGGCCTTTGCCGTCGAGGAGCGCCGTGTAGCCCGCCACGGCCCGCGCGTGGTCGGACGGCGCGCCGGTGAGCGACCAGCGCAGGGCGGCGATCTCGGGCAGGTGCAGGCGTGCCCACCGGGCCGCGTCGGCGTCGACGGTGTCCCGTGGGAGGTTCACGACGGCGGCGACCAGCGTCTCGGCGCGGTCCACCGTGGCCGGCGTCGGGTGCCCGTCGTCCTCCGTGAGGAGCAACTGGGCCAGGTGCAGGTACCCGTGGGCGCGCAGTTCAACGGGCCCGCCGTCCGCCGCCAGGCCCCGCTCCAGTGCGGCCCGAGCCAGTGCACGGTCGTACGGGCCCTGTTCGGGGTCGCCGCCGTCCGCCACCCGCTCGGCACAGAGCAGGCCGAGCCGCAGCCAGGTACCGGCAGCCTCCGGGGACCCGGGAGCCGCCTCCTGCGCCTCGCCCAGCAGCAGGTCGCGGTCCCAGCGGGAGGCGTCGAACCACTGGCTTTCCCACGGGGGCGGCAGCGGGTGGGCGGGATCGAAGCAGGGGTGGCGGGAGCCGGTCATCGTGGATTTCCCTCGGGTGCTTCGTCCTGGTGCGGATGGCGGGCGGATGGCGGCGGCGGGTGGGCGGCTGCCGCTGTCGGGTGCCCCGTTCAGGGCCGCAGTACCACGCCGAACCGGGTCGTCAGCCGGTGGACCTCCCACCACGTCACGGCGGTGACCGTGATCGGGCCGCCGAGCACGAACAGCAGCGCGAGGGGTACGGGCCCGGGCGGGAGGCCCGACGTCAGGAGGCCGACGGGCACGAACTCCCACACGAGGAGGGCGGTCAGCAGGCCGGGCAGCGCCTTGTGGATCTGGCCGGTCCCGAACCCGGCGCGCACCACGAGGCTGGACGAGAACAAGGTGAACGCCGCAGCCCACACCAGCAGGGCCACGATCACGATGGCGACCGCGAAAGCGATGTACGGGTGATCCTCCAGGGAGCCCAGTACTCCGATGGTCGCCAGCAGCAGCAACGGCACGGACGACAGCGCGCCCACGTACTTGGCCACGGTGATGAGCGGGACGCGCAGCGTGCCCCTCATCCGGGCGTGCTCGCTCACGGAGGCCCATCTCATGAGCAGGTAGACGAGCAGTGGGGCGGTCAGCACCAGCAGCCATGGCGCGACCATCATGCGTACGGCGCCGTCCGTCAGGGCGTTCTCGATGTCGTTCTGCGCCCCGTAGGCGATGAGGAAGACGGACGACGCCAGCACGGCGAGCACCGCGCGGACCTTTTTCATCCGCGACAGGGGAGGGTCGAGGATCGGATCGTGTTCCAGGCGGAAGACGCGATGCGCGCGATTGCGTGCCGATCGGACCAGCGAGTACATGATGAGGAGCGGGATCGTTCCCGGCACCAGCAGGACGGCGGCGTTGAGGCAGCCGGGTACGGACTGCGCGATTTCTCCCACCGACCGCCACTCGCGGAAGCCCTGGGGCGTCTCCTGCGGGGCGGCGGCCCCCCAGCCCTCGGGGGTCTGCTGCCCGTGTCCCCAGCCCTGCCCGGGTTGAGGGGTCGGGTAACCCCACCCTTGGACGGGGTGCGGGGCCGGTTGTCCCCAGCCGGGGGCGGGCGGTTGCCCGGCGCCCCAGGGCTGCGGCTGTCCCGGTATGGAACCGTGCCCGTACGGACCGCCGGGGTTGCCCGGCGGCGTCGCGTTCGGAGTGGTGTCGGTCATGCTGTCCCCCTTGCGCCGGAGACCCCCGAGAGGGCGGCGCGGTGCTACGGAACGGATCAGGCGGAGGCACCCGGGCGGTGGCGCGGGTGGTACGGGCCGTACGAGCGGCGCGGATGCGGATGCGGGTACGAGAAGGAACGGAGCATGCGGATTCAGTGCGCCGCGGACGGGCGCGAAGGCGCGTGCAGGCAGGCCGGGTTGACGGTGATGTGCCCGTCCGAACGCTGTTACGGCCCGGCCCCGAGCCCGCGCGCCGGGCGGGTGCCGACCTCAAGTGAACCCCAACCCGAGCCTTTTGGAGGCCTGTTTCACCGTCTGCGCCCCGAAGACAACCCGGATTCGCCCTACGGGCGACCCACCCCCTCTGCCAGGCTTTCCGCATGCCAACGGTCAACTGCCTCCTCGTGGGCATCGACGCCTACCCCACCCAC
This window encodes:
- a CDS encoding CHAT domain-containing protein; amino-acid sequence: MAVSVAQGHYGALRAGPLLGRAVEAAGVAATATGAPGEHGPATGHPDVMVGMESVLRILNGVVNGGHDDVTAGVRAMRDLIRRMEGMTEAERAGLPDLAGLQAVFPVLSTLLEPGPAGPRDQALAALSPEVLGMDPGHPAWEALRTELARTATPPASGDIAALDLVRSTAGMPSTQRAGMLAAIGTARAARAYGSRDRSALRDAAAVLRAARDAAVRGDDVWLGSGMLIGLLSCGEAVLGRPWSRRRRLDEAIGVLDQTYRETGGPEHPFRAHSGFLFAKSLRLRDDGAAGDRQRSRRIAADALRATAYGVLLQAGTADAATAAAGASATALSVAHWCLADGEPAEAAWTLDACRGLVLHAATTARTVERRLSDAGHGALADRWARVLASGAAPASALRREVLDVLLALDGDAAARLLSPPGVPRIAAALRTLGRDALVYLLPAGPPGSVGEGAGAALVVAADGRTGVVPLPLLREDAEPIRQYLVRPEGGPVRQARMTATPPERDGPRRDAGVAPADGFDPAAGFDPVAAFDALTTVTTTERGGRPARRDMGSGPGTHVPPRARSLSQRLDRLCAWAWQAVAEPLACGLGRDVPVAPAGRAPRLVLVPMGELSAVPWHAAWSTRSGGGRRYAVDTAEFTYTASARLLCEVAERPARPRTDAALIVGDPTGDLPFAGREAAAVREAYYPQAVYLGRAGAGGLTTPGGTGRPQEVLAWLRSGAGRGGTLHLACHATVVENVRHSAALLLHGGNLAAEELTETIDGDADGGHPDLVVLAACRSHVSGRGTNEAYTLATAFLTAGARSVVGSLWPVPDEATSLLMFMTHHYLRAEGRGPAEALRLAQRWMADPGRSLPPHAPDGLARLLPRIVPDDLSAWAGFIATGR